The genome window CCGTCATTCCGCTGGCCGGGCTGATGGGGCACGCCACCGAGGAGATCGCCGAGCGCGTGGGCGAGGGGGTCGGCGGCCTCATGAACGCGACGTTCGGCAACGCGGCGGAGCTGATCATCGCGATCGTCGCGCTGCGGGCGGGGCTCTACGACCTGGTGAAGGCGTCGATCACCGGCTCCATCATCGGCAACCTCCTCCTGGTGTTCGGGCTCAGCGCGCTGGTAGGCGGGCTGCGCTTCCAGACTCAGAAGTTCAACCGCACGGCCGCCTCGCTGGGCTCCACCCTGCTGGTGCTGAGCGCGGTGGGGCTGGTGGTGCCGGCCGTCTTCCACATGCTGGTGGGGAACACGGCGCAGGCGGCCGAGCGCAATCTGTCGTTCGAGATCTCGGTGGTGCTGATGCTCACCTACATCGCATCGCTCTTCTTCACCCTGCGCACGCACCGCCACCTGTACATGGGCGACACGTCGGTGGAGGGGGCGCCGCCGGTGCACAGCCACGAGCACCCGCCGCTGGGGCGCTCCATCGGCAAGCTGCTGCTCGCCACGGTGGGCGTGGCGATCATGGCCGAGTTCCTGGTGGGCGCCGCCACGCACACCGCGCAGTCGCTGGGGTGGAGCGAGATCTTCGTGGGGGTGATCGTGGTGGCCATCATCGGCAACGCCGCCGAGCACTCCACCGCCATCATCATGGCCGCCAAGAACCGGATGGACGCGGGGATCAACATCGCCGTCGGCTCCTCCATCCAGGTGGCCCTCTTCGTGGCCCCGGTGCTGGTCTTCCTCAGCTACTTCATCGGCGGCAAGGGTCCCA of Longimicrobium sp. contains these proteins:
- the cax gene encoding calcium/proton exchanger; the encoded protein is MAKRLISAENALNLLLVFVPIAMVMEWVLHSPPVWIFVVACLAVIPLAGLMGHATEEIAERVGEGVGGLMNATFGNAAELIIAIVALRAGLYDLVKASITGSIIGNLLLVFGLSALVGGLRFQTQKFNRTAASLGSTLLVLSAVGLVVPAVFHMLVGNTAQAAERNLSFEISVVLMLTYIASLFFTLRTHRHLYMGDTSVEGAPPVHSHEHPPLGRSIGKLLLATVGVAIMAEFLVGAATHTAQSLGWSEIFVGVIVVAIIGNAAEHSTAIIMAAKNRMDAGINIAVGSSIQVALFVAPVLVFLSYFIGGKGPMDLIFTPLEVLAVVASAGIMAFCSNDGESHWMEGVQLLAVYIILGIAFFFLPVPEGAAAAAGAAGGH